From a single Azospirillum humicireducens genomic region:
- a CDS encoding sialidase family protein has protein sequence MAMAGVEHRVLYRDPRFYASFPSLTAMADGSVLLAFRRARDHRWLRGADYRAGEAGFNHVDHLDSRSQTVLLRLGPDADPMGEAVALPPDPQAADQDASLLTLRDGRILLTGFCWYPVPSSQGDDLRALGIGLTGNPQRTGDLYIFWGGYSRHSDDGGRSWTPHRDLPPLPGHPDIVPGRRPFHGGAVRGRAVEVPDGTILQTGYTHHPSTGTYASHLFASTDRGESWMHRAIIAIDPEAKAGFCETALHLDADGVLHAFHRTTGLADHLATSRSTDLGHSWEPWRRQAVIGHPYDACPLPDGRLLLVGGYRHAPYGIRARLYDPRRQQPDEVPELILRDDGPVPDLGYPWASVLPDGRAMVAYYICDATGLRGIEATLFRP, from the coding sequence ATGGCCATGGCCGGTGTCGAACATCGCGTGCTGTACCGCGACCCGCGTTTCTACGCGTCCTTCCCGTCGCTGACCGCGATGGCGGACGGTTCGGTTCTGCTCGCCTTCCGGCGGGCGCGCGACCATCGCTGGCTGCGCGGGGCGGACTACCGGGCGGGAGAGGCCGGCTTCAACCATGTCGACCATCTCGATTCCCGCTCCCAGACCGTCCTGCTGCGGCTCGGTCCCGATGCGGATCCAATGGGGGAGGCTGTCGCCCTGCCCCCCGACCCGCAGGCGGCCGACCAGGACGCCAGCCTGCTCACCCTTCGCGACGGCCGCATCCTGCTGACCGGCTTCTGCTGGTATCCGGTGCCGTCGTCGCAAGGGGACGATCTGCGCGCGCTGGGGATCGGGCTGACCGGAAACCCACAAAGGACCGGCGACCTCTATATCTTCTGGGGCGGCTACAGCCGTCACAGCGACGATGGCGGGCGGAGCTGGACCCCGCACCGCGACCTGCCGCCCCTGCCCGGCCATCCCGACATCGTACCTGGCCGGCGGCCCTTCCATGGCGGGGCGGTGCGCGGCCGGGCGGTGGAGGTGCCGGACGGCACCATCCTGCAGACCGGCTACACCCATCATCCCTCCACCGGCACCTATGCCAGCCATCTCTTCGCCTCCACCGACCGGGGGGAGAGCTGGATGCACCGGGCGATCATCGCCATCGATCCGGAGGCCAAGGCCGGCTTCTGCGAGACGGCGCTGCATCTGGACGCCGACGGGGTTCTGCATGCCTTTCACCGCACCACCGGGCTGGCCGACCATCTGGCGACCTCGCGCTCGACCGACCTCGGCCACAGCTGGGAGCCGTGGCGGCGCCAGGCGGTGATCGGCCATCCCTATGACGCCTGTCCGCTGCCGGACGGCCGGCTGCTGCTGGTCGGCGGCTACCGCCATGCCCCCTACGGCATCCGTGCCCGCCTCTACGACCCGCGCCGCCAGCAGCCGGACGAGGTGCCGGAGCTGATTCTGCGTGACGACGGGCCGGTGCCGGATCTGGGATATCCCTGGGCGTCGGTGCTGCCGGACGGCCGCGCCATGGTCGCCTATTACATCTGCGACGCCACGGGCCTGCGCGGCATCGAGGCGACGCTGTTCCGGCCCTGA
- a CDS encoding glycosyltransferase family 2 protein, with product MSSTQHPAAAVSAAVPEIAASIVICTHRRPELLGACLDSLLGQRAGGGSPALAGETPGAHEILVIDNSPLAEGRPVVESRQVAFALRGVPLRYILEERPGVGFARNRGVVEAAGALIAFIDDDERACGGWLELLLEPFHRLGDAVDIVAGEVEPDFGTLSRPDWLADDMMHLFSCRWGWDSEARFLRETEWFGEGNCAFRKRLMAARSFPTDLGRKGDGLLANEGMVFMEMRSAGAATYYVPAATVSHLIHPDRLNRRWLMRRMFYQGVSNRLMQRHYGVKEQRWDFNVNLAKLADIDVETLDGESLRALIRLYYQLGYASAHAMN from the coding sequence ATGTCGAGCACCCAACATCCCGCCGCCGCCGTCAGCGCAGCTGTCCCGGAGATCGCGGCCAGCATCGTGATCTGCACCCATCGGCGGCCCGAACTGCTCGGCGCCTGTCTGGACAGCCTGCTCGGGCAGCGGGCGGGCGGCGGTTCTCCCGCCCTTGCCGGGGAAACTCCAGGGGCACACGAGATCCTGGTGATCGACAATTCCCCCCTGGCGGAAGGCCGGCCGGTCGTCGAGAGCCGGCAGGTCGCCTTCGCTCTGCGGGGCGTTCCGTTGCGCTACATCCTGGAGGAGCGTCCGGGTGTCGGCTTTGCCCGCAACCGCGGCGTGGTCGAGGCGGCGGGGGCGCTGATCGCCTTCATCGACGACGATGAACGGGCCTGCGGCGGGTGGCTGGAGCTGCTGTTGGAGCCGTTCCACCGGCTGGGCGATGCCGTCGACATCGTGGCGGGCGAGGTCGAACCGGATTTCGGCACGCTGTCCAGGCCCGACTGGCTGGCCGACGACATGATGCATCTCTTCTCGTGCCGCTGGGGGTGGGACAGCGAAGCCCGCTTCCTGCGCGAGACTGAATGGTTCGGGGAAGGAAACTGCGCCTTCCGCAAGCGGCTGATGGCCGCGCGCTCCTTCCCGACCGATCTCGGCCGCAAGGGGGATGGGCTGCTGGCGAACGAGGGCATGGTCTTCATGGAGATGCGCAGCGCGGGAGCGGCGACCTATTACGTGCCGGCTGCGACCGTGTCCCACCTCATCCATCCCGACCGGCTGAACCGCCGCTGGCTGATGCGGCGGATGTTCTACCAGGGCGTCTCCAACCGCCTGATGCAACGGCATTATGGGGTGAAGGAGCAGCGCTGGGACTTCAACGTCAACCTGGCGAAGCTCGCCGACATCGATGTCGAAACGCTGGACGGGGAGTCCCTGCGGGCGTTGATCCGGCTGTATTACCAGCTCGGCTACGCCTCGGCCCATGCCATGAACTGA